In one window of Nakamurella sp. PAMC28650 DNA:
- a CDS encoding SRPBCC domain-containing protein gives MVSYSDVVEPVFRAIADPTRRELLDELFRDDGQTLGALAGRFAMTRVAVAKHLHLLEVAGLVTTRRRGREKLHYLNPVPIRLVHDRWVSKYTEGWAAGLADLKRDLEVSVEKVFEIYIRTTPERLWHAITDSEVRSRYQFGARVESDWTSGSAYRVQHGAAPGVLIEGENLEVDPPHRLVQTYHAVWDDDIAAEGTSRVTWEIEPVGDSCRLTVTHDQLGETADPHLYGGWPMILSGVKTWLETGQELTTPGSLMFGGPA, from the coding sequence ATGGTTTCCTATTCTGACGTCGTGGAACCGGTCTTCAGAGCGATTGCCGACCCGACGCGACGAGAACTCCTCGACGAGCTGTTCCGCGACGACGGCCAGACTCTGGGCGCATTGGCGGGCCGGTTCGCCATGACCCGGGTGGCAGTGGCCAAGCACCTGCATCTGCTGGAGGTCGCCGGCCTGGTCACCACCCGGCGGCGGGGGCGGGAGAAGTTGCACTACCTCAACCCGGTGCCGATCCGACTTGTCCACGACCGCTGGGTGAGCAAGTACACCGAGGGCTGGGCCGCCGGCCTGGCCGACCTCAAACGCGACCTGGAGGTCAGCGTGGAGAAGGTATTCGAGATCTACATCCGCACCACCCCCGAACGTCTCTGGCATGCGATCACCGATTCGGAGGTGCGGAGCCGGTACCAGTTCGGCGCGCGCGTCGAATCCGACTGGACGTCCGGGTCGGCCTACCGGGTGCAGCACGGCGCCGCGCCGGGCGTTCTGATCGAGGGTGAGAACCTCGAGGTCGACCCACCACACCGGCTGGTGCAGACCTACCACGCGGTGTGGGACGACGACATCGCCGCCGAAGGCACCAGCCGGGTGACGTGGGAGATCGAACCGGTAGGCGACTCCTGCCGGCTCACCGTCACCCACGACCAGCTCGGCGAGACCGCCGACCCGCATCTGTACGGCGGCTGGCCGATGATCCTCTCCGGCGTCAAGACCTGGCTCGAGACGGGTCAGGAACTCACCACTCCCGGCTCCCTCATGTTCGGGGGCCCGGCATGA
- a CDS encoding histidine phosphatase family protein translates to MSVVILLRHGQSTANVAGILAGRSPDVFLNDKGLEQAEAVAARLDGITIDALVSSPMERCRQTVAPLAAATGLPVRIEPRLAEVDYGEWTGRELKDLGGEKLWQTVQSHPSAAVFPGGEGLAEVSVRAVGAIRELSAELGPDAVILVCSHGDVIKAVLADALGLHLDGFQRIVVAPASLSVVRYTPLRPFVERVNDSGELGSLRPAPKPETAPAAAPDAVAAGPGTGGRHQAGPDTSSDAVPGGVTG, encoded by the coding sequence GTGAGTGTGGTCATTCTTCTTCGTCATGGTCAGTCGACGGCCAACGTGGCCGGCATCCTCGCCGGTCGGTCACCGGACGTGTTCCTCAACGACAAGGGCCTGGAACAGGCCGAGGCGGTGGCGGCACGCCTCGACGGCATCACCATCGACGCGCTGGTCAGCTCGCCGATGGAACGGTGCCGGCAGACGGTCGCACCGCTGGCGGCGGCCACCGGTCTCCCGGTGCGGATCGAGCCGAGGCTCGCGGAGGTCGACTACGGCGAATGGACCGGCCGGGAACTGAAGGACCTCGGCGGCGAGAAGCTGTGGCAGACCGTGCAGTCGCACCCGTCCGCGGCGGTTTTCCCCGGTGGCGAAGGGCTGGCGGAGGTCAGCGTCCGGGCCGTCGGCGCCATCCGCGAACTGAGTGCAGAGCTCGGGCCGGACGCCGTCATCCTGGTGTGCTCGCACGGCGATGTCATCAAGGCGGTGCTGGCCGACGCACTGGGCCTGCACCTGGACGGTTTCCAGCGGATCGTCGTCGCACCCGCTTCGTTGTCGGTCGTCCGCTACACCCCTCTCCGACCGTTCGTCGAACGGGTCAACGATTCCGGCGAACTCGGGTCGTTACGCCCTGCGCCGAAACCCGAAACGGCACCGGCCGCCGCCCCGGACGCCGTCGCGGCCGGGCCGGGCACCGGCGGCCGTCACCAGGCCGGGCCCGACACCAGCTCCGATGCCGTCCCGGGGGGCGTCACCGGATGA
- a CDS encoding undecaprenyl-diphosphate phosphatase gives MTLIAAIILGIVEGLTEFLPVSSTGHLTIVSRMLGYDITDPGVTAFTAVIQVGAIVAVIIYFWSDISRLLVAWVRGLFDKARRRNPDYRMAWLVIIGSLPIALVGFALRHVISNQLRSLWIVAFALILWGVVMLYAEAVARQNRAEKDLNLVDVLLIGFGQCLALIPGVSRSGATISIGLIRGLDRVAATRLSFLLGIPALIGAGAFELPSALKTQVPTADHPHPVHVGLAPTLVATLVAFVVAYFSVAWLLKFVSGHKITTFVWYRWVVGVALIITLAAGGLR, from the coding sequence GTGACCTTGATCGCCGCCATCATCCTGGGCATCGTCGAGGGTCTGACGGAATTCTTGCCAGTGTCCTCCACCGGCCATCTGACGATCGTCAGCCGGATGCTCGGCTACGACATCACCGATCCGGGCGTCACCGCGTTCACCGCCGTCATCCAGGTGGGCGCGATCGTCGCCGTCATCATCTACTTCTGGTCGGACATCTCCCGGCTCCTGGTCGCCTGGGTACGCGGACTGTTCGACAAGGCCCGGCGCCGCAACCCGGACTACCGGATGGCCTGGCTGGTGATCATCGGGTCGCTGCCCATCGCCCTCGTCGGCTTCGCGCTGCGACACGTCATCTCCAACCAGCTGCGGAGCCTGTGGATCGTCGCCTTCGCGCTGATCCTGTGGGGAGTGGTGATGCTCTACGCCGAGGCCGTCGCCCGGCAGAACCGTGCCGAGAAGGACCTGAATCTGGTCGATGTCCTGCTGATCGGTTTCGGCCAGTGCCTGGCGCTGATCCCCGGTGTCTCCCGATCGGGCGCGACCATCTCGATCGGCCTGATCCGCGGCCTCGACCGGGTGGCCGCCACCCGGCTGTCGTTCCTGCTCGGCATTCCGGCGCTGATCGGGGCCGGTGCCTTCGAACTGCCGTCGGCCCTCAAGACCCAGGTGCCGACCGCCGACCATCCGCACCCGGTGCACGTCGGCCTCGCACCGACCCTGGTGGCCACCCTGGTGGCGTTCGTGGTGGCCTACTTCTCGGTCGCATGGCTCCTCAAGTTCGTCTCCGGACACAAGATCACCACCTTCGTCTGGTACCGATGGGTGGTCGGCGTCGCGCTGATCATCACGTTGGCAGCAGGAGGTCTCCGGTGA
- a CDS encoding DUF5703 family protein: MLSLRAEFAGWELDRVLRFEDGSRRVWMRRKRSAGLLPDLTP; encoded by the coding sequence ATGCTCTCCCTCCGCGCCGAATTCGCCGGGTGGGAGCTCGACCGTGTGCTCCGGTTCGAGGACGGCAGCCGCCGGGTGTGGATGCGGCGCAAGCGATCCGCCGGGCTACTCCCCGATCTGACCCCCTGA
- a CDS encoding DUF3090 family protein — translation MTRQVHVFRSPDRFLAGTIGQPGEREFFVQVADGRRILSVACEKQQVAVLADRLGSLITQVAQQFDVSVPQTGSGSGQDFALTTPVDAEFRVGTMGLAWDGEESQVIVELLALSEEEVGEDIVLEDREDGPDALRVFLTLAEARDFARRAELVVSAGRPPCPLCANPLDPEGHICPRLNGYHRGAIG, via the coding sequence ATGACACGACAGGTCCACGTCTTCCGCTCACCCGACCGGTTCCTCGCCGGAACGATCGGGCAACCCGGCGAACGCGAATTCTTCGTCCAGGTCGCCGACGGTCGCCGCATCCTGTCGGTGGCCTGCGAGAAGCAGCAGGTCGCGGTGCTGGCCGACCGGCTCGGTTCCCTGATCACGCAGGTCGCCCAGCAGTTCGACGTCTCGGTGCCCCAGACGGGATCCGGATCCGGGCAGGACTTCGCCCTGACGACTCCGGTCGACGCCGAGTTCCGGGTCGGCACCATGGGGCTGGCGTGGGACGGCGAGGAATCGCAGGTGATCGTCGAGCTGCTGGCCCTCAGCGAGGAGGAGGTCGGCGAGGACATCGTCCTGGAGGATCGTGAGGACGGTCCGGACGCGCTCAGGGTGTTCCTCACGCTGGCCGAGGCCCGGGACTTCGCACGCCGCGCCGAACTCGTGGTGTCCGCCGGACGCCCGCCGTGCCCGTTGTGCGCCAACCCCCTCGATCCGGAAGGGCACATCTGCCCGCGGCTGAACGGCTACCACCGCGGTGCCATCGGCTGA
- a CDS encoding SCO1664 family protein yields MLTEGALEITGRLTDASNLTLRAIASVDGLSMECVYKPIRGERPLWDFPDGTLAHREVAARRIAEYARWDCVPLTIMRAGPYGSGMVQCWIEQPGDTDELVDLVPEDDIPGGWLPVLRAVDVRGDDVAVVHADDAKLQLLAGFDVVVNNADRKGSHILRSEDGRVLGVDHGLCFHTDDKLRTILWGWAGTPLPEDVREGLHRLAKGMTGDLREDMHGYLTVSEVDELAKRIDYLEMYPIYPMPPRGRTPIPWPPL; encoded by the coding sequence GTGCTCACGGAGGGAGCGTTGGAGATCACCGGCCGGCTCACCGACGCCTCGAACCTGACCCTGCGGGCCATTGCCTCCGTCGACGGGCTGTCGATGGAGTGCGTCTACAAGCCGATCCGTGGAGAACGGCCGCTGTGGGACTTCCCGGACGGCACGCTCGCCCATCGGGAGGTGGCGGCCCGCCGCATCGCGGAGTACGCGCGCTGGGACTGCGTGCCGCTGACGATCATGAGGGCCGGTCCGTACGGGTCGGGCATGGTGCAGTGCTGGATCGAGCAGCCGGGGGACACCGACGAGCTGGTCGACCTGGTCCCCGAGGACGACATCCCGGGTGGATGGCTGCCGGTGCTCCGCGCCGTCGACGTCCGTGGCGACGACGTCGCGGTGGTCCACGCCGACGACGCCAAACTCCAACTGCTGGCCGGATTCGACGTGGTGGTCAACAACGCCGACCGCAAGGGCTCGCACATCCTGCGTTCCGAGGACGGTCGGGTGCTGGGCGTCGATCACGGACTGTGCTTCCACACGGACGACAAACTGCGCACGATCCTGTGGGGCTGGGCCGGGACGCCGCTGCCGGAAGATGTTCGGGAGGGCCTGCACCGGCTGGCCAAGGGCATGACCGGGGACCTCCGCGAGGACATGCACGGGTACCTGACCGTCAGCGAGGTCGACGAACTGGCCAAGCGGATCGACTACCTGGAGATGTACCCGATCTATCCGATGCCCCCACGGGGACGGACGCCCATCCCGTGGCCGCCGCTGTAG
- a CDS encoding LLM class F420-dependent oxidoreductase, translating into MRLGLNLGYVTSAAQLHANLELAAVADQIGYDVVWVAEAYGSDAATVLGAIAATTERIGVGSAVLQIPGRTPAMTAMTAATLDALSGGRFRLGLGVSGPQVSEGWHGVPFKDPVGRTREYVQIVRQALSRRKVTAGGDHFTLPLPDGPGKSLVLAFEPVRPRIPLYLAAVGPKNLTLTGEVADGWLAIFFDPETGGRQIERIHEAATAAGRDPSAIDISVQTTLAIDDDPERAALLVRPGAALYIGGMGSKKVNFYHGIATAMGYEAEADQVQEKFLARDYQGAAAAVPFEFIDRTSLIGSPDRIVERLAALAATGVTTVNLSPAAPDQESRVHALRTIHAAATSAGVLA; encoded by the coding sequence ATGCGACTCGGACTGAATCTCGGCTACGTCACCTCGGCGGCGCAACTGCACGCCAACCTGGAACTCGCTGCGGTGGCGGACCAGATCGGCTACGACGTGGTCTGGGTGGCCGAAGCCTACGGATCGGACGCCGCCACCGTGCTCGGCGCGATCGCCGCCACCACCGAGCGGATCGGCGTCGGCTCCGCCGTCCTGCAGATCCCGGGGCGCACGCCGGCCATGACGGCGATGACGGCTGCCACCCTGGACGCCCTGTCCGGTGGCCGGTTCCGGCTCGGTCTCGGGGTGTCCGGCCCACAGGTCTCGGAGGGCTGGCACGGCGTGCCTTTCAAGGACCCGGTCGGCCGCACCCGGGAGTACGTCCAGATCGTCCGGCAGGCGCTGTCCCGCCGGAAGGTGACCGCCGGTGGCGACCACTTCACCCTCCCGCTGCCGGACGGACCGGGAAAGTCCCTGGTCCTGGCCTTCGAGCCGGTACGACCCCGCATTCCGCTCTACCTGGCGGCCGTCGGGCCCAAGAACCTGACGTTGACCGGCGAGGTCGCGGACGGGTGGCTGGCGATCTTCTTCGATCCGGAGACCGGCGGGCGGCAGATCGAGCGCATCCACGAGGCCGCCACCGCGGCCGGCCGGGACCCGTCGGCCATCGACATCTCGGTCCAGACCACGCTCGCCATCGACGACGATCCGGAGCGGGCCGCCCTGCTGGTGCGCCCCGGGGCGGCCCTGTACATCGGTGGCATGGGATCCAAGAAGGTCAACTTCTACCACGGCATCGCCACCGCCATGGGCTACGAGGCCGAGGCCGACCAGGTGCAGGAGAAGTTCCTGGCGCGCGACTACCAGGGCGCCGCGGCAGCCGTCCCGTTCGAGTTCATCGACCGGACCAGCCTGATCGGCAGCCCGGACCGGATCGTCGAGCGTCTCGCGGCACTGGCCGCCACCGGCGTGACCACCGTGAATCTCTCGCCGGCCGCTCCCGACCAGGAGTCAAGGGTGCATGCGCTCCGCACGATCCACGCCGCGGCGACCTCGGCCGGGGTGCTCGCGTGA
- a CDS encoding AAA family ATPase, translating to MSDPSPRPVPGAGLDVFAEFAASGLWPGVGQAVAQSFAGAGITSASKVTVAALTRIDKMTPKRADRIYTSWIGAGQAYAVAQLLVPQEIPVRWAGRLMEALGDNAADQLAEDPWRLLALPDATVAQADRIALALDPDVQRGDPRRGRSLVDWTLARFSRQGHTAASVQQVADALRPFGVDAAAAIRAAVDADLVATVVGPAHPAALINIDGAHEVVDSCPTSPITSKLISAEPWVARKVLAQAEDSIAEHLQRLMTTSHSLAGERAVKNVVKELDTVQAGAVTHAATHGVSILTGGPGTGKSRTIAAVVALCHRVSVDIALAAPTGRAAKRLEELAGSPASTIHRLLGARRANGAVAAGFDHDESNPIEAQLVVVDEASMLDVELAAALLSALKDKTHLVIVGDPAQLPSIGPGRVLGDLIDSGVIPVTELKTLYRQTEGGAIARLATAVREGELVPVSDPDHEVVIVPARGSEDGARRVVQLVTDSIPRVFGTTPDQLQVVTPVHKGPAGTQALNKALKAVLNPGRGAVRGFDTGDRVVATANHLDAEPTGYANGEVGTVVSTGDNSIRVAFTTGESDISGKSLGDLLHGWAITVHRAQGSEWEAVVAVMPPEAGSMLSRPLIYTALTRARRHLSIIHAAGPMLARAVRSIGAEPRRTRLESLLRAGPGDAAADDPGDEPEDLAGLV from the coding sequence GTGTCTGATCCCTCTCCGCGTCCGGTGCCCGGTGCCGGCCTCGACGTCTTCGCCGAATTCGCCGCGTCCGGCCTGTGGCCGGGTGTCGGCCAGGCGGTCGCGCAGTCGTTCGCCGGCGCCGGCATCACCTCCGCCTCCAAGGTGACGGTCGCCGCGCTGACGAGGATCGACAAGATGACGCCCAAGCGGGCCGACCGGATCTACACCTCGTGGATCGGCGCCGGGCAGGCCTATGCGGTCGCGCAGTTGCTGGTGCCGCAGGAGATCCCGGTCCGCTGGGCCGGGCGGCTGATGGAGGCACTGGGCGACAACGCGGCGGACCAGCTCGCCGAGGACCCCTGGCGACTGCTCGCGCTGCCCGACGCCACCGTGGCGCAGGCCGACCGCATCGCCCTGGCGCTCGATCCGGACGTGCAGCGGGGGGATCCGCGGCGGGGTCGCTCCCTGGTCGACTGGACGCTGGCCCGCTTCTCCCGTCAAGGCCATACCGCCGCGTCCGTCCAGCAGGTGGCAGATGCGCTGCGCCCCTTCGGCGTCGATGCCGCCGCCGCGATCCGGGCCGCCGTCGACGCCGACCTGGTGGCCACCGTCGTCGGTCCCGCGCACCCCGCCGCGCTTATCAACATCGACGGCGCTCACGAAGTCGTCGACTCTTGTCCCACCAGTCCCATTACGTCCAAGTTGATCAGCGCGGAGCCGTGGGTGGCCCGCAAGGTGCTGGCCCAGGCCGAGGACAGCATCGCCGAACACCTGCAGCGCCTGATGACGACGTCCCATTCCCTCGCCGGCGAGCGCGCCGTCAAGAACGTGGTCAAAGAACTGGACACGGTCCAGGCCGGTGCGGTGACACATGCTGCGACTCATGGGGTCTCGATCCTGACCGGAGGTCCCGGCACCGGCAAGAGCCGGACGATCGCCGCAGTCGTCGCCCTCTGCCACCGGGTGAGCGTCGACATCGCGCTGGCCGCACCGACAGGCCGGGCCGCCAAACGGCTGGAGGAACTTGCCGGCTCCCCCGCCTCCACCATCCACCGGCTGCTGGGTGCGCGCCGCGCGAACGGTGCGGTGGCAGCCGGTTTCGACCACGACGAGAGCAATCCGATCGAAGCCCAGCTGGTCGTCGTCGACGAGGCGTCGATGCTGGACGTCGAACTGGCCGCCGCCCTGCTCTCGGCGCTGAAGGACAAGACCCACCTCGTGATCGTGGGTGATCCCGCGCAGTTGCCGTCCATCGGGCCCGGCCGGGTGCTGGGAGACCTGATCGACAGCGGCGTCATCCCGGTCACCGAACTCAAGACCCTCTACCGGCAGACCGAAGGTGGCGCCATCGCCCGTCTGGCCACGGCGGTCCGTGAGGGCGAACTGGTGCCTGTCTCCGATCCGGATCACGAGGTGGTCATCGTTCCGGCCCGTGGCTCCGAGGACGGCGCCCGCCGGGTGGTGCAATTGGTCACCGATTCGATCCCGCGTGTGTTCGGGACGACACCGGACCAACTGCAGGTGGTGACGCCGGTGCACAAGGGCCCGGCCGGCACCCAGGCGCTGAACAAGGCGCTGAAGGCGGTGCTCAATCCGGGCCGAGGTGCCGTCCGCGGCTTCGACACCGGCGACCGGGTGGTGGCCACCGCCAATCATCTCGATGCCGAGCCGACCGGCTACGCCAACGGCGAGGTCGGCACTGTCGTCTCCACCGGCGACAATTCGATCCGGGTCGCCTTCACCACCGGAGAGTCCGACATCTCCGGGAAGTCGCTCGGCGACCTCCTGCACGGGTGGGCCATCACCGTCCACCGCGCGCAGGGATCGGAGTGGGAGGCGGTCGTCGCCGTGATGCCGCCGGAGGCCGGCTCGATGTTGTCCCGTCCTCTCATCTACACAGCGCTGACCAGGGCCAGGCGGCACCTGTCGATCATCCACGCCGCCGGTCCGATGCTGGCGCGGGCCGTCAGGTCCATCGGGGCCGAACCGCGCCGTACCCGTCTCGAGTCACTCCTCCGTGCTGGACCCGGCGATGCCGCGGCCGACGACCCAGGGGACGAACCGGAGGACTTGGCGGGCCTGGTCTGA
- a CDS encoding aldo/keto reductase codes for MDSRRVGRSGLEVSRLGLGTMTWGRDTDADDAAAQLEAFVAAGGTLVDTSNVYGDGDAESIIGTLVPDVIPRSDVVLATTTVGVGGGRGKLLAALDASLRRLDTDHVDLWQVHGFDLTLPFEETCSALQRAVDSGRAAYIGLSGHAGWQLATMATWLRGAGCPVVSTEAEYSLVERAPEESLLPAAALHGIGLLAWAPLGRGVLTGKYRHGTPADSRGASPHFARYVGRHLGPDAARIVEAVATAAEGLGTSPLAVACAWVRDRRGVASAIVGARDNAQLLGSLAAIEITLPAEIRSALEDVSSVDTSGDSE; via the coding sequence ATGGATTCTCGGCGGGTCGGTCGCAGCGGGCTGGAGGTGTCCCGGCTGGGCCTGGGCACCATGACGTGGGGCCGGGACACCGACGCCGACGACGCCGCCGCGCAGCTCGAGGCCTTCGTCGCCGCCGGCGGCACGCTGGTCGACACCTCAAACGTCTACGGCGACGGTGACGCGGAGTCGATCATCGGCACGCTGGTGCCGGACGTGATCCCCCGCTCCGACGTGGTGCTGGCCACCACCACCGTCGGGGTGGGCGGCGGTCGCGGGAAGCTGCTGGCCGCACTGGACGCCTCCCTGCGGCGGCTCGACACCGATCACGTCGACCTCTGGCAGGTGCACGGATTCGACCTGACGCTGCCGTTCGAGGAGACGTGCTCGGCCCTGCAGCGAGCGGTGGACTCCGGACGGGCCGCCTACATCGGGCTGTCCGGCCACGCCGGATGGCAGCTGGCCACGATGGCCACCTGGCTCCGCGGCGCCGGCTGCCCGGTGGTCTCCACCGAGGCCGAGTACTCCCTCGTCGAACGCGCGCCGGAGGAGTCCCTGCTGCCGGCCGCCGCCCTGCACGGCATCGGTCTGCTCGCCTGGGCCCCGCTCGGCCGCGGTGTGCTGACCGGCAAGTACCGGCACGGCACGCCCGCAGACTCGCGAGGCGCGTCGCCGCACTTCGCCCGGTACGTCGGCCGCCATCTCGGGCCGGACGCGGCGCGGATCGTCGAAGCCGTCGCGACGGCGGCCGAGGGTCTGGGCACCTCACCGCTGGCCGTCGCCTGCGCCTGGGTGCGCGACCGCCGGGGAGTCGCCAGCGCGATCGTCGGAGCCAGGGACAACGCCCAGTTGCTGGGGTCGCTGGCCGCCATCGAGATCACCCTGCCGGCCGAGATCCGTTCGGCGCTGGAAGATGTCAGCTCTGTGGACACCAGCGGCGATTCCGAGTAG